From a region of the Hymenobacter jejuensis genome:
- the rnr gene encoding ribonuclease R, whose protein sequence is MKRKDESAAPRASAKAARAPKDAPLAVSKQLVYRIFADNPGKVISYRQISRRLGVTTKEEREQIFAHLKALRSAGQLTLIQNDDYRLTDPAAQQAATEPASSRRNRRSAEPIVPVANSQPLDVETEFGQDPVVHRRREAGFDFPDTERPERRRRPEREETTDTITGTVALATDKYAFVISEESESDVRVFTDRLKFAMHGDTVRVRLRGSRDGRPVGDVVEVLKRVRPEVVGRLQVQGGIGFVKPDNRKMYFDVFVPFENLHDARNGEKVLVRITEFPENDFGRSPMGEVVRSFGPAGQNEAEINAIMAEFGLPFEFPIEVEAESEAIPDIIPVAEIARRRDFRDITTFTIDPADAKDFDDALSLRKLENGHWEVGVHIADVTHYVKATSELEREAKHRATSVYLVDRVIPMLPERLSNGLCSLRPEEDKLTFSAVFELDSTGKLYDSWFGKTIIHSDRRFSYEEAQERIESKEGDYAEEINVLNDMAKKICAARFKQGAISFETQEVKFRLDENGKPQGVYVKERKDAHKMIEEFMLLANRKVAEFVFKLKNRKPRMTMVYRTHDAPDPDRLQNFALFAKKFGHDLDLTNPKKLSNELNDLSNEVMGRPEQNVIQTLAVRTMSKAKYTTEPLGHFGLAFDHYSHFTSPIRRYPDMMAHRLLQHYLEGGKNVEVEPVEEECKHSSEREKIAASAERASIKYKQVEFMSEVIGEQFKGVVSGLTEWGMYVEIEENKCEGMIRLSEIPGDFFELDKDNYRVVGQRTKRIIQFGDEMLVTVKAANLLDRTIDFELVDNRPDFVKRREQDERSSRGGSRRSGGSNRPERERSGKGGSRRR, encoded by the coding sequence ATGAAAAGAAAAGACGAATCAGCGGCTCCCCGCGCTTCCGCGAAAGCCGCTCGCGCCCCCAAAGACGCACCCCTCGCGGTATCCAAACAACTGGTCTACCGAATTTTTGCTGACAATCCTGGGAAAGTCATCTCTTACCGGCAGATCTCCCGCCGCCTTGGCGTTACGACCAAAGAGGAGCGGGAACAGATTTTTGCGCACCTCAAAGCGTTGCGCTCGGCAGGGCAGCTTACCCTAATCCAAAACGACGACTATCGCTTAACCGACCCCGCTGCGCAGCAAGCCGCTACGGAGCCCGCTAGCAGCCGCCGAAACCGCCGCAGCGCCGAGCCGATCGTGCCGGTAGCAAACAGCCAACCGCTGGATGTAGAAACCGAGTTTGGCCAGGATCCGGTGGTGCACCGCCGCCGCGAAGCCGGCTTCGACTTTCCGGATACCGAGCGCCCCGAACGGCGCCGGCGTCCCGAGCGAGAAGAAACCACCGATACGATTACCGGCACCGTAGCCTTGGCCACCGACAAGTATGCATTTGTCATCAGCGAGGAAAGCGAGTCCGACGTGCGGGTTTTCACCGATCGCTTAAAGTTTGCCATGCACGGCGATACGGTTCGGGTACGGTTGCGGGGCTCCCGCGACGGCCGTCCGGTGGGCGACGTGGTGGAAGTGCTTAAGCGGGTGCGTCCCGAGGTAGTGGGGCGCTTGCAGGTGCAAGGCGGCATCGGGTTTGTGAAGCCCGATAATCGCAAGATGTACTTCGACGTGTTTGTGCCTTTCGAAAACCTGCACGATGCCCGCAACGGCGAAAAAGTGCTGGTGCGCATCACGGAGTTTCCGGAGAATGACTTTGGCCGCTCGCCGATGGGTGAGGTGGTACGGAGCTTCGGACCGGCGGGGCAAAATGAAGCCGAGATCAACGCGATCATGGCGGAGTTTGGGCTGCCCTTTGAGTTCCCTATCGAGGTAGAGGCCGAATCGGAAGCAATTCCCGACATAATTCCGGTGGCCGAAATCGCGCGGCGCCGCGACTTTCGCGACATCACCACCTTCACCATCGACCCGGCCGATGCCAAGGATTTTGACGATGCCTTGTCATTGCGCAAACTCGAAAACGGCCATTGGGAAGTGGGTGTGCACATCGCTGATGTAACGCATTATGTGAAAGCCACTTCTGAATTGGAGCGCGAAGCTAAGCACCGGGCTACTTCGGTTTACCTCGTCGACCGGGTTATTCCAATGCTACCCGAGCGTTTGTCGAACGGGTTGTGCTCGCTGCGCCCTGAGGAAGATAAGCTGACCTTCTCGGCTGTGTTTGAACTCGATTCAACCGGCAAGCTCTACGATTCGTGGTTTGGCAAAACCATCATTCACTCCGACCGTCGCTTCTCCTACGAAGAGGCGCAGGAGCGTATTGAAAGTAAGGAAGGCGACTACGCGGAGGAAATTAACGTCCTCAACGACATGGCCAAGAAGATCTGTGCGGCACGCTTCAAACAAGGCGCCATCAGCTTCGAAACGCAGGAAGTGAAGTTCCGTCTCGACGAAAACGGCAAGCCGCAGGGCGTGTACGTGAAGGAGCGGAAGGACGCGCACAAAATGATCGAGGAGTTTATGCTGCTCGCCAACCGCAAGGTGGCCGAGTTTGTGTTTAAGCTCAAGAACCGTAAGCCGCGGATGACGATGGTGTACCGTACGCACGATGCTCCCGATCCAGACCGTTTGCAAAACTTTGCGCTCTTCGCGAAGAAGTTTGGGCACGATCTCGACCTGACGAACCCTAAGAAGCTCAGCAACGAGCTAAACGATCTGTCGAACGAAGTGATGGGCCGCCCCGAGCAAAACGTCATCCAGACGCTAGCCGTCCGTACCATGTCGAAAGCCAAATACACTACCGAGCCACTGGGCCACTTTGGCCTGGCCTTCGATCACTATTCGCACTTCACGTCGCCCATCCGTCGCTACCCCGACATGATGGCTCACCGCCTGCTTCAGCATTACCTGGAAGGCGGCAAAAACGTGGAGGTAGAACCCGTAGAGGAAGAGTGCAAACACTCGTCGGAGCGCGAGAAAATTGCGGCCAGCGCCGAGCGCGCCAGCATCAAATACAAGCAGGTGGAATTCATGTCGGAAGTCATCGGCGAGCAGTTCAAAGGCGTCGTATCGGGCCTTACCGAATGGGGGATGTACGTCGAGATTGAAGAGAACAAGTGCGAAGGCATGATTCGACTCAGTGAGATTCCCGGCGACTTTTTTGAGCTCGACAAAGACAACTACCGCGTCGTGGGCCAGCGGACCAAGCGCATCATTCAGTTCGGCGACGAGATGCTGGTGACCGTGAAAGCTGCCAACCTGCTCGACCGAACCATTGATTTCGAACTGGTCGATAATCGGCCGGACTTTGTGAAGCGCCGCGAACAGGACGAGCGGAGTAGCCGGGGCGGCAGTCGCCGTAGCGGCGGCAGCAACCGCCCTGAGCGAGAGCGCAGCGGAAAAGGCGGTAGCCGCCGACGGTAG
- a CDS encoding ABC transporter ATP-binding protein, with product MPQTPLLEVSNLTIDFKSHRGDVRAVNEVSFQLHRGETVAIVGESGSGKSVTSLALMGLIPMPPGQIAGGKTTFQSSQFGEVDLLTLPDEQLRQVRGNEISMIFQEPMTSLNPVYTCGSQVVEALRLHTRLSEKEAEARTIELFAMAQLPRPEKILRAYPHEISGGQKQRVMIAMAMACNPAILIADEPTTALDVTVQARMLQLIDDLRREHNTAVLFITHDLGVVAEIADRILVMYRGRVVEQGGVLDLFTNPQHPYTKGLLACRPKLSVGKTRLPVVADFMREEADGQLIALSDHGQLSVSGGVPEIAAQQLRNSGETTKTFPVEHSAPVSTDTFTGFETAPFLESGQIIPDAGVVSDVAAGAETGAFIASDEPSPSLEARTAEPATPKLAAQPLLQVRDLNVHFPIRKGFFNRTKEVVRAVDGVSFDIYPGETIGLVGESGCGKTTLGRTLLRLVEPTSGSILFEGTDLATLPTGELRRRRREFQMVFQDPYAALNPIMTVGEAIQEPMQVHKVGGTRQQQKERVLELLRTVGLREEHYLRYPHEFSGGQRQRICIARALALRPKCIVCDESVSALDVSVQAQVLNLLNQLKRDFGITYLFITHDLSVARFMSDRLLVMNQGKIVESGPAAEVYAHPQHDYTRTLLNAIPKDEPADIRAAVARRQVTAE from the coding sequence ATGCCCCAAACCCCGCTGCTGGAAGTCTCCAACTTGACCATCGATTTTAAGTCGCACCGCGGCGATGTGCGGGCGGTGAATGAAGTATCGTTTCAGTTGCACCGCGGCGAAACGGTAGCAATCGTAGGCGAATCGGGATCGGGCAAATCGGTGACTTCGCTGGCCTTGATGGGCTTGATTCCGATGCCGCCCGGCCAGATAGCAGGAGGGAAGACCACTTTTCAGTCGTCGCAGTTTGGGGAGGTTGATTTGCTTACGCTCCCCGACGAGCAGCTACGCCAAGTGCGCGGCAACGAAATCTCAATGATCTTTCAGGAGCCCATGACTTCCCTAAACCCGGTGTATACGTGCGGGAGTCAGGTAGTGGAAGCGTTGCGGCTACACACTCGGCTTTCTGAAAAAGAGGCCGAAGCGCGTACAATAGAGTTGTTTGCCATGGCCCAGCTGCCGCGCCCCGAAAAAATTCTGCGCGCCTATCCGCACGAGATCAGCGGCGGCCAAAAGCAACGTGTCATGATTGCGATGGCGATGGCCTGTAACCCTGCCATCCTGATTGCCGACGAGCCCACCACGGCCCTCGACGTAACGGTGCAGGCACGCATGCTCCAACTCATCGACGACCTGCGGCGCGAGCACAACACGGCCGTGCTTTTCATCACCCACGACCTAGGCGTGGTGGCCGAAATCGCCGACCGCATTTTGGTGATGTACCGTGGCCGAGTTGTGGAACAAGGTGGGGTATTAGACCTCTTTACCAACCCTCAGCACCCTTACACCAAGGGTTTGCTGGCTTGTCGGCCTAAGTTGTCGGTGGGTAAAACGCGGCTGCCCGTAGTAGCTGACTTCATGCGAGAAGAGGCTGATGGACAATTAATTGCACTTTCAGATCATGGCCAGTTAAGTGTTTCTGGAGGCGTTCCTGAGATTGCTGCCCAACAGTTACGGAATTCAGGTGAAACCACCAAAACGTTCCCCGTGGAACATTCTGCGCCGGTTTCAACGGATACTTTCACCGGTTTCGAAACGGCTCCGTTCCTGGAAAGTGGTCAGATTATTCCCGATGCAGGAGTCGTTTCGGACGTGGCGGCCGGGGCAGAAACCGGCGCTTTCATTGCTAGTGATGAACCTTCGCCATCGCTAGAAGCTCGTACCGCAGAACCAGCAACCCCGAAGTTAGCCGCGCAGCCGTTGCTTCAGGTTCGCGACCTGAACGTGCATTTTCCCATTCGCAAAGGCTTCTTCAACCGCACCAAGGAAGTAGTGCGCGCCGTGGATGGTGTAAGCTTCGATATTTATCCCGGCGAAACCATTGGGCTCGTGGGGGAGTCGGGCTGCGGCAAAACTACCTTGGGCCGTACGCTGCTGCGCTTGGTAGAGCCCACGTCGGGCAGCATCTTGTTTGAAGGCACCGACTTGGCCACGTTGCCTACCGGGGAGCTACGGCGGCGGCGGCGGGAGTTCCAAATGGTCTTTCAGGATCCGTACGCGGCTCTCAACCCCATAATGACCGTAGGCGAAGCCATTCAGGAGCCCATGCAGGTGCACAAAGTGGGCGGCACGCGCCAACAACAGAAGGAGCGGGTGTTAGAGCTGCTGCGTACCGTTGGGTTGCGTGAGGAGCATTATTTGCGCTACCCACACGAGTTTTCGGGCGGGCAGCGGCAGCGCATCTGCATTGCCCGAGCACTGGCTTTGCGGCCCAAGTGCATCGTGTGCGACGAGTCGGTGTCGGCGCTCGACGTATCGGTGCAGGCGCAAGTGCTCAACCTGCTCAACCAGTTGAAACGCGACTTTGGCATTACCTACCTGTTCATTACCCACGACCTGTCGGTGGCGCGCTTTATGTCGGATCGGTTGCTGGTCATGAACCAAGGCAAGATTGTGGAAAGCGGACCGGCTGCCGAAGTGTATGCCCATCCGCAGCACGACTACACGCGCACCCTGCTGAATGCCATTCCGAAGGATGAGCCAGCGGATATCCGCGCTGCCGTAGCCCGCCGTCAGGTAACGGCCGAATAG
- a CDS encoding polyprenyl synthetase family protein — MDLSFFSDKITAGLAQLRYGNEPEALYEPIRYIMALGGKRIRPLLTLLGAHLFTDDLEPVLKPALATEVFHNFTLLHDDIMDQAPLRRGKPTVHEKWNPNVAILSGDVMLVRAYELFLDVNPTLLPDVLRKFSQTAAAVCEGQQWDMNFETLERVSLEQYLDMIRLKTAVLLGFSLELGALLGGASTDDANHLRQFGTDIGIAFQLRDDLLDVYGDAATFGKRVGGDIVSDKKTFLLLTALAQANEPQQAKLAQYIGQPVLDAPEKVEAITAIYDQLNVRAQTEARINDFFLDALQHLDRVQAPGERKELLRHLALQLMDRES; from the coding sequence GTGGACCTCTCTTTTTTCTCGGACAAAATAACCGCTGGCTTGGCCCAGCTGCGCTACGGCAACGAACCAGAAGCGCTTTATGAGCCCATTCGCTACATCATGGCCTTGGGTGGGAAACGCATTCGGCCGTTGCTCACGCTGCTTGGCGCGCACCTCTTTACCGATGACCTCGAGCCGGTGCTGAAGCCGGCGCTGGCTACCGAGGTGTTTCACAACTTTACGTTGCTCCACGACGACATCATGGACCAGGCTCCGCTGCGTCGGGGCAAGCCTACGGTACACGAAAAATGGAATCCGAATGTCGCCATTCTGAGCGGCGACGTGATGCTGGTGCGGGCGTACGAGCTGTTCTTGGATGTGAACCCTACTTTGCTGCCGGACGTGCTGCGCAAGTTTAGCCAGACGGCCGCCGCGGTGTGCGAAGGCCAGCAGTGGGACATGAATTTTGAGACGCTCGAACGCGTGTCATTGGAGCAATACCTCGACATGATTCGGCTAAAGACGGCTGTGTTGCTAGGCTTCAGTCTTGAGCTTGGTGCCCTACTTGGGGGCGCTTCCACCGACGATGCGAATCACCTGCGGCAATTCGGCACCGACATCGGCATCGCCTTTCAGCTCCGCGACGACTTGTTGGATGTGTACGGCGACGCCGCCACTTTCGGCAAACGCGTAGGCGGCGATATCGTTTCTGATAAGAAGACCTTTTTGCTGCTCACTGCGCTTGCCCAGGCCAACGAACCTCAACAAGCCAAACTAGCGCAGTACATCGGCCAACCAGTGCTTGACGCGCCGGAAAAGGTTGAGGCTATCACGGCTATTTACGATCAGCTTAATGTGCGTGCCCAAACGGAAGCCCGCATTAACGACTTCTTCCTCGACGCGCTCCAGCACCTCGATCGGGTGCAGGCACCCGGTGAGCGCAAGGAGTTGCTGCGCCACCTAGCACTGCAACTCATGGACCGAGAAAGCTAA
- a CDS encoding glycerophosphodiester phosphodiesterase family protein gives MLALEIGVDAIELDVVISQDGQVVVSHEPWMSAALCLDPKGNHIDPSQEKSLNLFQLPYSIIRAYNCGLSQPERFPNQQVLAVYKPLLQEAIQAIERHCLHLGRRQVLYSIEIKSSPAGDGIFHPEPAAFATLVLQVVRACGVLNRTTFLSFDKRILQHFHQLDKRFSLSLLVEDEHDTESHLLELGFMPTVYGPEFTLLSEQDIDYLHEHAIAVVPWTVNDVFDMLHLITLEVDGITTDYPDKAVQLLNERYP, from the coding sequence TTGCTCGCTCTAGAGATTGGCGTAGATGCTATTGAGCTCGACGTCGTGATCTCTCAGGATGGTCAAGTAGTGGTATCGCACGAACCTTGGATGTCAGCCGCTCTGTGCCTTGATCCCAAAGGCAATCACATCGATCCATCGCAAGAGAAATCACTCAACTTATTTCAACTTCCCTACAGTATTATTCGAGCGTATAACTGCGGATTATCTCAACCCGAGCGCTTCCCCAATCAGCAGGTCTTGGCTGTTTATAAGCCGCTTTTACAGGAAGCAATTCAAGCTATCGAGAGGCATTGTCTTCACTTAGGCAGGAGACAAGTGCTCTACAGTATTGAGATAAAATCCAGCCCTGCAGGTGACGGAATTTTTCATCCTGAGCCTGCTGCTTTTGCAACGCTAGTATTACAGGTTGTGCGCGCTTGTGGCGTTCTGAATCGTACTACTTTTCTCTCCTTCGACAAGCGAATCCTTCAGCACTTCCACCAGCTTGATAAGAGATTTTCACTGTCTTTGTTAGTAGAGGATGAGCATGACACAGAGAGCCATTTACTCGAACTAGGTTTCATGCCCACGGTTTATGGCCCTGAGTTTACCCTACTGTCAGAGCAGGATATTGACTACCTGCATGAGCACGCTATCGCTGTTGTTCCCTGGACTGTAAACGATGTTTTCGATATGCTCCACCTCATCACCTTAGAGGTTGATGGCATTACAACTGATTATCCAGATAAGGCTGTCCAGTTGTTAAACGAGCGGTACCCATAA
- a CDS encoding rhomboid family intramembrane serine protease, with amino-acid sequence MLTLDASIILLVLTAGISMYAWSNPGFMQSWIFSPFIVARQNQWYRLLTSGFLHADWMHLIFNMLAFYSFGQVVQSVFVQQFGPGGGVLRFLLLYLGGIIISDIPTYFKHRNDPDYRSLGASGGVAAIIFAGVLFQPTAGIIMFPLPIPIPGFIWGLLYLAYSYYQGRRMGDHINHDAHFYGALYGLLLTLALIPQVGPYFVDKIQQYFL; translated from the coding sequence ATGCTTACGCTGGATGCTTCTATAATTCTGCTGGTTTTGACTGCCGGCATTTCCATGTATGCTTGGTCAAATCCGGGCTTTATGCAGAGCTGGATCTTTTCGCCCTTCATCGTGGCCCGGCAAAACCAGTGGTATCGCCTGCTGACTTCGGGTTTTCTGCACGCCGACTGGATGCACCTCATCTTCAACATGCTCGCCTTCTATTCTTTTGGGCAGGTTGTGCAATCAGTGTTTGTGCAGCAATTTGGCCCAGGCGGCGGGGTGCTTCGCTTTCTGCTACTCTACTTGGGGGGTATTATCATCTCTGATATCCCAACCTATTTCAAGCACCGCAACGACCCCGATTACCGGAGCCTAGGTGCCTCGGGTGGGGTGGCAGCCATCATTTTTGCCGGTGTTCTTTTTCAGCCAACGGCGGGCATCATTATGTTTCCGTTGCCCATCCCGATTCCGGGTTTTATTTGGGGCTTGCTATACTTGGCTTACTCTTACTACCAAGGCCGACGCATGGGCGACCACATCAACCACGACGCCCACTTTTACGGCGCACTCTACGGCCTGCTTCTCACGCTGGCCTTAATTCCGCAGGTCGGACCGTATTTCGTGGATAAAATTCAACAATACTTTTTATAA
- a CDS encoding helix-turn-helix domain-containing protein → MPHQGEILQDAIKNSGISITRIVDELGITRPTIYRKFKEETLDYGFVKRIGDIIGHDFSSEITQPQQSSLPFVSNNVTRFVSSGVTPKPDLLQPVDNDPVKQLLALQTKYIALLEAYNELLLKVYGPK, encoded by the coding sequence ATGCCACACCAAGGCGAAATCCTTCAAGATGCTATCAAAAACAGCGGTATTTCTATTACGCGTATAGTTGATGAACTAGGTATTACACGTCCTACTATATATCGTAAATTTAAAGAAGAGACACTTGATTACGGATTTGTAAAGCGAATAGGTGATATAATCGGACATGACTTCTCTTCTGAGATTACACAACCACAACAATCCTCGTTGCCATTTGTATCAAATAATGTAACAAGGTTTGTTTCCTCGGGTGTTACGCCTAAGCCCGACTTGTTACAACCGGTAGATAACGATCCAGTTAAGCAGCTACTTGCTCTACAAACTAAGTATATAGCCCTTCTGGAAGCCTATAATGAGCTTCTGTTGAAAGTGTACGGCCCTAAATGA
- a CDS encoding PLD nuclease N-terminal domain-containing protein, whose amino-acid sequence MNRFAPIATRLSVAASFLLLTLVATGCSRFSDSGSLSLWGIILLVLDVLALIDVFRQPWTTGKKILWLAIIWFMPFLGLILYYLISGRGKSNL is encoded by the coding sequence ATGAACAGATTTGCTCCTATTGCAACCCGGTTGTCGGTTGCTGCTTCGTTCTTACTTCTCACCCTTGTAGCCACTGGTTGTAGCCGTTTCAGCGACAGCGGTAGCTTGTCTCTGTGGGGAATCATCCTGTTGGTTCTCGATGTGCTGGCACTCATCGATGTCTTTCGTCAACCGTGGACGACAGGCAAAAAAATCCTTTGGCTTGCCATCATATGGTTCATGCCTTTCCTGGGGTTAATTCTCTATTACCTGATCTCAGGCCGGGGCAAATCCAACCTGTAG
- a CDS encoding lipoprotein signal peptidase, protein MKYWKYYLLALLVIVIDQVSKWAVHTYMLPGMPGEIPVFGNWFKLHYTLNPGMAFGVELPPPYGKILLTGFRLLAMFGISYYIFKLWQRKASNGLIWCVALILGGAIGNLIDSIFYGIIYNNAPFGAPTPWFHGQVIDMLYADIYEGFLPANWPLIGGTHLSLWPIFNIADSAIFVGVVLILLNQNRFFNHEHANDAHLTEHNNEAPSIESVQQA, encoded by the coding sequence ATGAAGTACTGGAAATATTATCTGCTGGCGTTGCTGGTCATTGTCATCGATCAGGTGTCCAAGTGGGCTGTGCACACCTACATGCTGCCCGGCATGCCCGGCGAAATTCCGGTTTTCGGCAACTGGTTCAAGCTGCATTACACGCTCAATCCGGGCATGGCTTTCGGCGTGGAACTACCGCCGCCGTACGGCAAAATCCTGCTGACGGGCTTCCGTTTGCTGGCGATGTTCGGGATCAGCTACTACATCTTCAAGCTGTGGCAACGCAAAGCCTCTAACGGCCTGATTTGGTGTGTTGCACTCATTTTGGGCGGCGCCATCGGCAATCTAATTGACAGCATTTTCTACGGGATCATCTACAACAATGCCCCGTTTGGAGCGCCTACGCCGTGGTTTCACGGCCAAGTGATCGACATGCTGTATGCCGATATCTACGAGGGCTTTTTGCCAGCCAATTGGCCCCTGATCGGCGGGACGCACCTGTCGCTCTGGCCCATTTTCAACATCGCCGACTCGGCCATTTTCGTCGGCGTGGTGCTGATTCTGCTCAACCAGAACCGGTTTTTTAACCACGAGCACGCCAACGATGCCCACCTGACTGAGCACAACAATGAGGCGCCTTCCATCGAATCGGTTCAACAAGCATAA